A genome region from Fusarium musae strain F31 chromosome 5, whole genome shotgun sequence includes the following:
- a CDS encoding hypothetical protein (EggNog:ENOG41): protein MILDLHKKYGPIVQVSPNEVSVADFEATKQIYGTKDRWAKSDYFDHFMGYGRRSIFATKPYEGHQIKRKYTSSFYQAKTIYKLPEIEEHIKSRSLSVLDQVLNGEDVDVFSLTSWYALDNITFLVFGPNHGTHAVDQMCTERGILEGLKHQQFRVSSRLRYLSADEEFSAWCQKKFFAALKDPQLHESHSLVRYLWELKEDDAHDGSIDVAYMAAEVLDNIDAAEATIAVTATYLIWKLTEAPDWQDKIRQELSVLPKQDDGYPSFADIDTRVPSLEACLREVYRMHPSSSGKNERVVPLGGRALAGVFIPEHTVITSSVLALHYDREVYSDPDNFLPRRWINGSEEQRKVLDAQLIPFGYGGRICLGKALATMELKLLIASLYLEHESVATLATNAESMKQCSTHDAVPRGLKCEVRFRKMKDNVALE, encoded by the exons ATGATTCTTGACCTGCACAAGAAGTATGGACCTATAGTCCAGGTCTCACCAAATGAGGTATCTGTGGCCGACTTTGAAGCCACCAAACAGATTTATGGAACAAAGGATCGTTGGGCCAAGAGCGACTATTTTGACCATTTTATGGGGTATGGCAGGCGTTCCATATTTGCGACCAAGCCCTATGAGGGCCATCAGATCAAGCGCAAGTACACTTCATCATTCTACCAAGCAAAAACTATATACAAGCTTCCAGAGATTGAAGAGCATATCAAGTCTCGCTCTCTATCTGTGCTTGATCAAGTCCTAAACGGcgaagatgttgatgttttcaGTCTTACGTCGTGGTACGCACTGGATAACATAACCTTCTTGGTTTTCGGACCAAATCACGGAACTCATGCGGTGGACCAGATGTGCACCGAACGTGGAATCCTTGAGGGCTTGAAGCATCAACAGTTC AGAGTCAGCTCTCGGCTACGGTACCTTTCAGCAGATGAGGAATTCTCGGCTTGGTGCCAGAAGAAGTTCTTCGCTGCTCTCAAGGACCCGCAGTTACATGAATCGCACTCTCTGGTACGTTATCTTTGGGAACTCAAAGAGGATGATGCACATGACGGGTCAATCGATGTTGCATATATGGCAGCAGAAGtcctcgacaacatcgacgCTGCCGAGGCCACTATCGCAGTGACGGCAACATATCTCATCTGGAAACTGACCGAGGCACCAGATTGGCAGGACAAGATACGGCAAGAGCTGTCTGTCTTGCCGAAGCAAGACGATGGATATCCGTCATTCGCAGATATCGATACTCGGGTTCCGTCACTCGAGGCATGTCTCCGTGAGGTTTACCGCATGCACCCATCCTCAAGTGGGAAGAACGAAAGAGTGGTGCCTTTGGGAGGCCGCGCACTGGCAGGAGTGTTTATACCAGAGCATACCGTTATCACATCCTCAGTTCTTGCGTTGCACTATGATAGAGAGGTCTACTCTGACCCTGATAATTTCCTCCCACGCAGATGGATTAACGGAAGTGAAGAGCAGCGAAAGGTTCTTGATGCACAGTTAATCCCTTTCGGCTACGGAGGAAGAATCTGCTTAGGAAAGGCGTTGGCTACTATGGAACTCAAGCTACTTATAGCGAGTCTGTATCTTGAGCATGAGAGCGTGGCAACATTGGCGACCAATGCTGAGTCCATGAAGCAGTGTAGCACCCATGACGCGGTACCAAGAGGGCTAAAATGTGAAGTCAGGTTCAGAAAGATGAAGGACAATGTAGCGCTGGAATGA
- a CDS encoding hypothetical protein (EggNog:ENOG41), whose protein sequence is MASSPEIRPASSQDVSIVLSLIRAGAEEQAPGTVVTATEDSLAKTLHLSDVTDSPEYRIGHPILAFSPEGKPAGLLIYFFNYTTWGAAPGVCMEEIYVVPEYRPHGYARKLVEAMTSAAKRAGCVKMEWLCLKDNARALRFYEKLGAKRMETWTVLKVDEAGMDRLLQ, encoded by the exons ATGGCCTCCTCACCGGAAATCCGCCCTGCGTCTTCTCAAg ATGTTTCTATTGTCTTGAGTTTAATCCGTGCTGGCGCAGAAGAGCAAGCACCAGGAACTGTCGTCACTGCAACCGAAGACTCGCTTGCAAAGACACTCCACCTGTCAGACGTTACCGACTCTCCCGAATACCGTATCGGACATCCCATCTTAGCCTTCTCACCAGAAGGGAAACCTGCTGGACTACTGATATACTTCTTCAACTACACGACATGGGGAGCGGCTCCTGGAGTCTGCATGGAGGAGATTTACGTTGTCCCAGAATACAGACCTCACGGATACGCGCGGAAGTTGGTCGAGGCTATGACATCAGCGGCTAAGAGAGCGGGTTGCGTAAAGATGGAGTGGCTCTGTTTGAAGGACAACGCGAGAGCATTGAGATTTTACGAGAAGCTTGGGGCCAAGAGAATGGAGACATGGACGGTGCtgaaggttgatgaggctggAATGGATCGTTTGCTACAGTGA
- a CDS encoding hypothetical protein (EggNog:ENOG41~CAZy:AA1) — MKLQRFLPAGILCLSQVHAQSPLHQLNRRACSGNSASTRSEWCDYSIDTDYSTEAVDTGVTREYWLELTDVTVAPDGYSRSAMAVNGTIPGPTLFADWGDTVVIHVTNSLSTSLNGTSMHWHGIRQNYTNQYDGVSSITQCPLAVGESVTYTWKATQYGSTWYHSHWALQAWQGIFGGIIINGPATADYDEDLGMVFLNDWDHQTVDELYSSAETNGPPTLDNGLINGTNVYGNDDSSSQTGTRFNVSFESGTSYRMRLVNAAVDTHWKFSIDNHTLTVIAADLVPIEPYETTVLDLGMGQRYDIIVTADQADVADNFWMRAIPQAACSDNDSTDNIKGIVYYGDSPGTPSTTAYDYTDGCDDETDNIVPYISKIVEDANWNDLETATVGKNTAGLFKWMLNSTSMLVDWANPTLAQVLNDTTDFETDDAVIELSEGNQWVYFVIETTLPVPHPIHLHGHDFFILAQGTGTYSSSITLNTSNPPRRDTAMLPANGYLVMAWETDNPGVWLCHCHIGWHTSEGFALQFLERSSEIANISTSSYVSDVCDGWSTFQSESSIEQEDSGV, encoded by the exons ATGAAGCTCCAGCGATTTCTCCCGGCTGGCATTCTCTGCCTCAGCCAAGTTCACGCTCAAAGTCCTCTTCACCAGCTAAACCGTCGCGCTTGCAGTGGAAACTCTGCTTCTACTCGCTCAGAGTGGTGCGACTACTCAATTGACACGGACTACAGCACTGAAGCTGTAGATACCGGCGTCACTCGTGAGTACTGGCTAGAGCTGACAGACGTTACTGTTGCCCCTGATGGTTACTCTCGTTCGGCCATGGCCGTCAACGGCACCATCCCTGGACCTACTCTCTTTGCTGACTGGGGTGACACTGTTGTCATTCATGTCACAAACTCTCTCAGCACTTCTCTGAATGGTACGAGTATGCACTGGCATGGTATTCGTCAGAACTACACAAACCAGTATGACGGTGTCTCATCCATCACTCAATGCCCTCTTGCTGTTGGGGAGTCAGTCACTTATACCTGGAAGGCCACCCAGTATGGCTCGACTTGGTATCACTCACACTGGGCTCTGCAGGCTTGGCAAGGCATCTTCGgcggtatcatcatcaacggaCCTGCTACGGCAGACTATGATGAAGATCTCGGCATGGTGTTTCTTAATGACTGGGACCATCAGACTGTCGACGAGCTGTATAGCTCAGCTGAAACCAATGGACCTCCCACTTTGGACAATGGTCTCATTAATGGTACAAACGTCTACGGGAATGACGATAGCTCTTCCCAAACAGGCACTCGCTTCAATGTCTCTTTTGAGTCTGGCACTTCTTACCGTATGAGACTCGTCAATGCAGCAGTTGACACTCACTGGAAGTTCTCGATTGACAATCATACCTTGACTGTGATTGCAGCAGACCTTGTACCTATCGAGCCATACGAAACCACCGTTCTTGACTTGGGCATGG GCCAACGCTACGATATCATAGTCACTGCAGATCAAGCTGACGTCGCCGACAACTTCTGGATGCGCGCCATCCCACAAGCCGCCTGCTCCGATAACGACTCCACCGATAACATCAAGGGCATCGTCTACTATGGAGACAGCCCCGGTACGCCGTCCACTACTGCCTACGACTACACCGACGGTTGTGACGACGAGACGGATAACATCGTACCATACATATCCAAGATAGTTGAAGATGCCAACTGGAACGATCTTGAGACAGCTACAGTTGGCAAGAACACTGCTGGTCTATTCAAGTGGATGCTCAACAGCACCAGTATGTTGGTGGACTGGGCAAACCCTACACTGGCCCAGGTCCTCAATGACACAACGGACTTTGAGACGGATGATGCGGTGATTGAACTTAGCGAGGGAAATCAATGGGTTTACTTCGTGATTGAGACGACTCTACCAGTGCCTCATCCCATTCATCTCCACGGACATGACTTCTTTATCTTGGCTCAAGGGACGGGTACTTATTCATCCTCTATCACCCTGAACACAAGTAATCCTCCTCGACGAGACACGGCGATGCTGCCTGCAAACGGGTATCTGGTCATGGCTTGGGAGACCGACAACCCTGGCGTTTGGCTCTGCCACTGTCATATTG GTTGGCATACATCTGAGGGATTTGCGTTGCAGTTCCTCGAGCGTTCAAGTGAAATTGCTAATATCTCTACTTCGAGCTATGTTTCGGATGTTTGTGATGGCTGGAGTACTTTCCAGAGTGAGTCATCGATTGAGCAGGAGGATTCTGGTGTTTAA
- a CDS encoding hypothetical protein (EggNog:ENOG41): MHHLELTTFAAVLWATTATAASNAGPFSLYAYGTGVGGLPIFSSGDEVFVGNFSKVDDSEAAPVQFTIGDDAWYASPNTTGYAKGREPSWSNLTFAVPGPSSSSHSVKLLNSTANTDGYVSDLMSYGTFVMVEENGQMTSLWYATPSDIDGVYVIGWNASDTGRSDDKVAITLKMTPPSNPRPMDQ, encoded by the exons ATGCATCATCTTGAACTCACCACTTTTGCTGCAGTGCTCTGGGCGACTACAGCTACTGCAGCTAGCAATGCTGGTCCCTTTTCTCTTTACGCTTATGGAACTGGCGTCGGTGGCCTTCCCATCTTTTCTTCTGGTG ATGAGGTCTTTGTTGGCAACTTCAGCAAAGTCGACGACTCTGAGGCAGCCCCAGTCCAAT TTACCATAGGAGATGATGCATGGTATGCCTCTCCAAACACGACTGGCTATGCCAAAGGACGTGAGCCAAGCTGGTCCAACCTCACTTTCGCTGTCCCAGgaccctcttcatcttctcataGTGTCAAACTGCTCAATAGCACGGCCAATACCGACGGTTATGTATCCGATCTGATGTCCTACGGCACTTTTGTCATGGTCGAAGAGAACGGTCAAATGACTTCGCTTTGGTATGCCACGCCATCAGATATCGATGGTGTTTATGTCATTGGGTGGAATGCGTCAGATACTGGCCGTTCTGACGATAAGGTCGCCATTACGCTGAAGATGACTCCGCCCTCAAACCCCAGGCCCATGGATCAGTGA
- a CDS encoding hypothetical protein (EggNog:ENOG41), with the protein MIGAPAKEVFDIVVDFRRYSEWNTWTPRLTFIDTEASEAAKPGDRGILETLTYGGKDMMKIPIEILALNYGEQECKLAWKSNYLPWWAATIERVQTVTAKGPDTCEVKNWESVGGLAAYAMKLSWVSKQLEAPNVRYLEELAAFVKGDATKKAAPARA; encoded by the exons ATGATTGGTGCACCCGCTAAAGAGGTATTTGATATCGTGGTTGACTTCAGGAGATATAGCGAGTGGAACACTTGGACTCCGAGACTCACATTCATCGACACTGAGGCTTCAGAAGCCGCAAAGCCGGGAGACAGAGGGATTCTGGAGACACTGACCTATGGCGGCAAGGACATGATGAAAATACCAATCGAG ATCCTGGCACTGAACTATGGAGAGCAGGAATGTAAACTGGCGTGGAAGAGCAATTACCTACCCTGGTGGGCTGCAACCATTGAGCGGGTACAGACAGTCACTGCCAAGGGACCAGATACGTGTGAAGTCAAGAACTGGGAGTCGGTGGGTGGCCTTGCAGCATACGCGATGAAGCTCTCGTGGGTATCGAAACAGCTTGAGGCACCCAATGTGCGAtaccttgaggagcttgcggCTTTTGTGAAAGGTGATGctaccaagaaggctgcGCCTGCGAgggcttga
- a CDS encoding hypothetical protein (EggNog:ENOG41), producing MASEREPTAAGADTSAPAETTNAAGEQNAPAADAASNDASSDDHVRDEKVAAGPTKWQKVKGHFWRYKWWYLLLIAVLLAILLPLLFTVIIPAIIQDILNDQKLPIYGGALQVISPSEVNMSIETQLKTPIAATLKPVDLLLYSKETKPMSSFLKLKFPEVHIKSHTNVTVTNQTLLVTNETELTKWFNVFFDKPEAELSLEGKPEIRLGSLKYHRSLKKSVDIASLNYLDGFALKSLDFDLNSNRTTKSNMKGMLNIPNSGVLRLGLGNLTFNVMSGDIRLGLINLWDLQLWPGNNSVPFDGNFYFDQLVPNLSEILDMQKGPLGNGYLEFNATGNTTIAGGQHIKYIEGVLNNKHIRFTFPVITLLGDVLGGLLDANQGSLLDIFGTSIGNSTLLEHVLGHWDNNGEGGSSSSSNNTARSLTERSKTRAPKAWMWSLLKLGLTRRSL from the exons ATGGCTTCTGAGAGAGAACCTACAGCGGCGGGCGCTGATACTTCTGCGCCTGCAGAGACGACAAATGCTGCTGGTGAACAGAACGCGCCcgctgctgatgctgccaGCAACGACGCCTCTTCCGACGACCATGTTCGCGATGAAAAGGTCGCTGCAGGCCCAACCAAATGGCAAAAGGTGAAGGGTCATTTCTGGCGATACAAATGGTGGTATCTCTTACTTATCGCTGttcttctcgccatcttACTGCCGCTACT CTTCACTGTCATCATTCCCGCAATCATCCAGGACATTCTCAATGACCAGAAACTACCCATTTACGGCGGCGCTTTACAAGTTATTTCTCCATCCGAAGTAAACATGAGTATCGAGACGCAATTAAAGACGCCAATCGCTGCGACTCTCAAACCAGTGGATCTCTTGCTCTATAGCAAGGAAACGAAGCCCATGTCCTCATTCTTGAAGCTCAAATTCCCCGAGGTTCACATCAAGAGTCACACCAATGTCACTGTCACCAACCAGACACTCCTGGTGACTAATGAGACTGAACTGACAAAGTGGTTCAATGTCTTCTTCGACAAACCTGAGGCCGAATTGTCGCTGGAGGGAAAGCCTGAGATTAGGCTTGGCTCTCTGAAGTATCACCGCAGTCTGAAGAAGAGTGTTGACATTGCTTCTCTCAACTACCTTGATGGCTTTGCGCTCAAGAGCCTAGACTTTGATCTCAACTCCAATCGCACGACAAAGAGCAACATGAAGGGAATGCTGAACATCCCCAACTCTGGAGTCCTCCGACTCGGACTTGGCAATCTGACATTCAACGTCATGTCAGGCGATATTAGACTCGGTCTGATCAATCTCTGGGACTTGCAACTCTGGCCTGGTAATAACTCTGTTCCTTTTGATGGAAACTTCTACTTCGACCAGCTGGTTCCCAACCTCTCTGAGATCCTCGATATGCAGAAAGGACCTCTTGGCAACGGCTACCTGGAGTTTAACGCGACAGGAAATACTACCATTGCCGGTGGTCAGCACATCAAGTACATCGAAGGAGTCTTAAATAACAAGCATATCAGGTTCACCTTCCCGGTGATCACTCTGCTGGGCGATGTCCTTGGTGGCCTGCTGGATGCCAACCAAGGCTCCCTTCTGGATATCTTTGGCACTTCGATTGGAAACTCGACGTTGCTTGAACACGTACTGGGACATTGGGATAACAACGGTGAAggaggttcttcttcttctagtAATAATACTGCAAGGAGCCTGACGGAGAGGAGTAAGACCAGAGCACCAAAGGCCTGGATGTGGAGCCTTCTTAAATTGGGTCTAACGAGGAGAAGCTTATGA